One window of Thermocoleostomius sinensis A174 genomic DNA carries:
- the dnaB gene encoding replicative DNA helicase produces MVQELNFQGYNDRLPPQNVDAEEAILGGILLDPEAIGRVMEILRPEAFYISAHQEIYRAALTLQTQGRPTDLMSVTSWLHDHGLLDKVGGQGRLADLVDRTISAVNIDQYAQLVTEKYLRRRLIHVGTDVAQLAYDNTASLEKILDQAEQKIFNITQVRTGPGLMATADILTQTFSDIEQRHLGLVTPGIACGFYDLDAMTQGFQRSDLIIAAGRPAMGKTSLVLNIARNIAAFQKLPIAIFSLEMSKEQLVYRLLASESRIESGRLRSGRISPHEWEALGSAIDFMSRLPIFIDDTPNISVMEMRSKARRLQAENGGVLGLVLIDYLQLMEGGGDNRVQELSKITRSLKGLARELSVPVIALSQLSRGVESRTNKRPMMSDLRESGSIEQDADLIMMLYREDYYDPDTPDRGLAEVIIAKHRNGPVGTVKLLFDPQFTQFRNLAAPGQ; encoded by the coding sequence ATGGTGCAAGAACTTAACTTTCAGGGATATAACGATCGCCTGCCACCTCAAAATGTGGATGCAGAAGAAGCCATTTTGGGAGGCATTCTGTTAGATCCAGAGGCGATCGGGCGAGTGATGGAGATTTTGCGCCCGGAAGCGTTTTATATTAGTGCGCATCAGGAAATTTATCGAGCGGCTTTAACCCTGCAAACTCAAGGTCGCCCCACCGATCTGATGAGTGTCACCAGTTGGCTGCATGATCATGGCTTGCTGGATAAAGTGGGTGGACAAGGGCGCTTGGCAGACTTGGTCGATCGCACCATTAGCGCTGTCAATATTGACCAGTATGCGCAGTTAGTTACAGAGAAATATCTGCGGCGTCGGCTGATCCATGTGGGTACGGATGTCGCACAACTAGCCTACGATAATACGGCTTCTCTGGAAAAAATTCTGGATCAGGCTGAGCAGAAAATCTTCAACATTACCCAAGTACGAACCGGGCCAGGACTGATGGCCACAGCAGATATTCTGACCCAGACATTTTCGGATATTGAGCAGCGCCATTTGGGACTGGTGACGCCAGGAATTGCCTGCGGCTTTTATGACCTGGATGCAATGACGCAAGGGTTTCAGCGATCGGATTTAATTATTGCCGCTGGCCGCCCCGCAATGGGAAAAACTAGCCTTGTTCTCAATATTGCTCGCAACATTGCGGCCTTTCAAAAACTGCCGATCGCCATTTTCAGCCTAGAAATGTCGAAAGAACAGTTAGTGTATCGCCTGCTAGCCAGTGAATCGCGGATTGAAAGCGGTCGCCTGCGCTCGGGGCGGATTAGCCCGCATGAATGGGAAGCCTTGGGATCGGCGATCGATTTTATGTCGCGCTTGCCGATCTTCATCGACGATACGCCAAATATTTCGGTGATGGAAATGCGATCGAAGGCACGGCGCTTACAAGCAGAGAACGGTGGCGTGTTGGGGTTGGTGTTGATTGATTACTTGCAACTTATGGAAGGCGGCGGCGACAATCGCGTACAAGAACTCTCGAAAATTACACGATCGCTGAAAGGATTAGCCCGTGAATTGAGCGTTCCGGTCATTGCCCTGTCGCAACTGAGCCGAGGAGTGGAATCACGCACCAACAAACGCCCCATGATGTCGGATTTACGCGAAAGTGGTTCGATCGAACAAGACGCCGATTTGATCATGATGTTGTACCGCGAGGACTATTACGACCCCGACACCCCCGATCGCGGCTTAGCCGAAGTAATCATTGCTAAGCACCGTAATGGCCCGGTAGGAACGGTGAAATTATTGTTCGATCCACAATTTACGCAGTTTCGTAATCTAGCCGCTCCAGGACAGTAG
- a CDS encoding DUF4926 domain-containing protein — MIQRLDTVIQELDVVTLTHNVQEHGLKTGDRGAVVHCYPNGQTFEVEFIRSDGKTTALLTLDLTDIQKVRLETPPET; from the coding sequence ATGATTCAGAGACTGGACACAGTAATTCAGGAACTCGATGTCGTTACCCTCACCCATAACGTTCAGGAACATGGACTGAAAACGGGCGATCGCGGTGCAGTGGTTCACTGCTACCCAAATGGGCAAACCTTTGAAGTCGAATTCATTCGCTCAGATGGCAAAACCACTGCTCTCTTGACCCTTGACCTCACCGATATTCAAAAAGTTAGATTAGAAACTCCCCCAGAAACTTAA
- the rplI gene encoding 50S ribosomal protein L9 translates to MAKRIQLVLRQDVSKLGRTGDLVEVAPGYARNYLLPQGLAVHTTPGILKQVERRREEERQRLLELKKEAEAQKAALEKAGKLAISKQAGEKDAIFGTVTNQDVADVIQSATGLEIDRRGITVPDIHKLGTYKVDIKLHPDVTATVDIQVVPLN, encoded by the coding sequence ATGGCAAAGCGTATTCAACTAGTCCTCAGACAGGACGTTAGCAAACTCGGTCGCACGGGTGACTTAGTAGAGGTGGCTCCAGGATATGCCCGCAATTATTTGCTGCCGCAAGGCTTGGCAGTACATACCACTCCAGGAATTTTGAAGCAGGTTGAACGCCGTCGGGAAGAGGAACGGCAACGACTGCTCGAACTGAAGAAAGAAGCAGAAGCGCAAAAAGCTGCACTGGAGAAGGCAGGCAAGCTGGCCATCTCGAAGCAAGCAGGTGAAAAGGATGCCATTTTTGGTACGGTCACCAATCAAGATGTGGCAGATGTGATTCAGTCGGCAACCGGGCTGGAAATCGATCGCCGTGGTATCACCGTTCCCGACATTCACAAACTAGGAACCTATAAAGTAGACATCAAGTTGCATCCAGACGTTACCGCTACCGTTGATATTCAGGTAGTTCCCCTCAACTAG
- a CDS encoding ureidoglycolate lyase codes for MSSSTIVKRVAQPITPDTFRPYGQVIFASADGKPYDADDAQLCLDQGTPRFYIMRLHHRGRKFSRMTRHQRCTQCLGSLAGQEWLIAVAPPGQSNQPVIDDIAAFRVPGNCFIKLEQGTWHAGPYFEQEAIEFYNLELSDTNITDHDTYDLGAGEGIEVEIVV; via the coding sequence ATGTCTTCCTCCACGATCGTTAAACGAGTGGCTCAGCCTATCACCCCAGACACGTTTCGTCCGTATGGTCAGGTGATCTTCGCCAGTGCCGATGGCAAACCTTACGATGCAGACGACGCCCAGCTATGTCTCGATCAGGGCACACCGCGTTTCTATATCATGCGGCTGCATCACCGAGGACGAAAATTTTCTCGTATGACTCGCCATCAACGCTGTACGCAATGTCTAGGTTCACTGGCAGGGCAAGAATGGTTAATTGCAGTGGCTCCACCCGGGCAGTCCAATCAACCCGTGATTGACGACATTGCGGCGTTCCGTGTGCCTGGTAACTGCTTCATTAAGCTCGAACAAGGGACATGGCATGCCGGCCCGTATTTTGAGCAGGAGGCGATCGAATTTTACAATTTAGAGCTAAGCGACACTAATATCACCGACCATGACACCTATGATCTCGGTGCAGGAGAAGGCATTGAAGTAGAGATTGTAGTATGA
- a CDS encoding SDR family NAD(P)-dependent oxidoreductase produces MSSSIAEQVILITGASAGIGAALAELLAARFPGIRLILTARSQDKLETLATRCRQAGAEVLVVVADLTQSEQVSTLTQTALDRFGRVDVLVNNAGYGQMGPIELISDAAVQQQFKVNLLAPIALIRSLIPVMRSQGGGRIINISSIAGRTAFPLGGLYSASKFALEGLSDALRMELEPFNISVSVIEPGPVRTDFFGVARTSVEQAVSDPSQTPYRAAFGKLQGLEQQVDRQAWTPEQVAEVVLKAISARRPKPRYVAATGGKFAVWMMTKVLPTRLVDVFWQRFYGIDLIAKDWRNLKSQ; encoded by the coding sequence ATGTCTTCCTCGATCGCAGAACAGGTTATTCTCATTACCGGAGCCTCGGCTGGAATTGGCGCAGCCTTGGCTGAATTGCTGGCTGCTCGGTTTCCAGGCATTCGACTGATTCTAACGGCTCGTAGTCAAGATAAATTAGAAACGCTCGCTACTCGTTGTCGTCAGGCGGGGGCGGAAGTCTTGGTGGTGGTGGCAGATCTGACCCAATCTGAGCAGGTGTCCACCTTAACGCAAACGGCGCTCGATCGGTTCGGGCGTGTTGATGTGCTGGTCAACAATGCCGGCTATGGGCAGATGGGGCCCATCGAGTTAATCTCCGATGCTGCTGTTCAACAACAGTTCAAGGTAAATTTACTCGCACCAATTGCCCTCATTCGGAGCTTGATTCCGGTCATGCGCTCCCAAGGAGGCGGACGAATCATCAATATCAGTTCGATTGCGGGTCGCACCGCCTTTCCCCTAGGTGGGCTATACAGTGCCTCGAAGTTTGCCCTAGAAGGATTGAGCGATGCGCTGCGGATGGAACTTGAGCCATTCAATATCTCCGTCAGCGTCATTGAACCAGGACCCGTACGCACAGACTTTTTTGGTGTTGCTAGAACGTCGGTGGAGCAAGCTGTCTCCGATCCATCTCAGACACCGTACCGCGCTGCCTTTGGTAAGCTTCAAGGGTTGGAACAACAGGTCGATCGCCAAGCTTGGACGCCTGAACAAGTGGCAGAAGTCGTCCTCAAAGCCATATCCGCTCGGCGTCCCAAACCTCGCTATGTAGCGGCAACTGGCGGAAAGTTTGCGGTTTGGATGATGACAAAAGTGTTGCCAACCCGGTTGGTTGATGTCTTTTGGCAACGCTTCTATGGGATTGATCTCATTGCCAAAGACTGGCGCAACTTAAAAAGTCAATAA
- a CDS encoding YqiA/YcfP family alpha/beta fold hydrolase has translation MRSYIYLHGFASSPSSTKAQFLNHQFQQHGLCLTIPNLNQPDFYSLTLSRQLQQVATILPTDTPVTLIGSSFGGLTAAWLGERHPQIDRLVLLAPAFQFLNHWLPKLGAAQVEQWQKNNALLTYHYGEQRQMPISYQLVTDIAQYDESGLQRSVPTLILHGQQDEVIPIQSSRSYAALRPWVSLVELDSDHSLSNAQAEIWQAICHFCHLDDQRDRKITVS, from the coding sequence ATGCGATCATATATCTATTTGCATGGGTTCGCGTCTAGCCCTAGTTCGACAAAAGCTCAATTCTTGAACCATCAGTTTCAGCAGCATGGTCTATGCCTTACCATCCCAAACCTCAATCAGCCCGACTTCTATAGCCTGACTCTGTCGCGGCAACTTCAGCAAGTTGCAACCATACTGCCCACTGATACGCCTGTAACGTTGATTGGATCTAGCTTTGGTGGATTGACGGCTGCGTGGTTAGGAGAGCGTCATCCTCAAATCGATCGTCTAGTGTTGCTTGCCCCTGCCTTCCAATTTCTCAACCATTGGCTTCCAAAATTAGGAGCGGCTCAAGTTGAACAATGGCAAAAGAACAATGCCCTACTGACCTATCACTACGGCGAGCAACGCCAGATGCCCATCAGCTATCAGCTTGTGACAGATATAGCTCAATATGATGAATCGGGATTACAACGATCGGTTCCTACCTTAATTTTGCATGGACAGCAGGATGAAGTGATTCCCATTCAGTCCAGCCGCTCCTATGCCGCCTTACGTCCTTGGGTCAGCTTGGTTGAACTCGACAGCGATCATAGCCTTAGCAACGCGCAAGCAGAAATTTGGCAAGCCATTTGCCACTTTTGTCATCTCGACGATCAGCGCGATCGCAAGATCACCGTATCCTAG
- a CDS encoding histidinol-phosphate transaminase encodes MLPFLRPDLAQLVAYTPHPGSIESSDSSGINAATPIDRLDTNENPFDLPDDLKQKLAWTYQQAIESNRYPDGEHGALKQAIAEYVAETGEDTRFVTPNHISIGNGSDELIRSLLIATCVGGAGAVLVAHPTFSMYGILAQTLGIPVMTVGRSPTTFEIDLSAAKTALSQTEAPIRVVFMVHPNSPTGNPLTAAELSWLRSLPDHVLVVIDEAYFEFSQHTVLSELQFRSNWVILRTFSKAFRLAAHRIGYAIAHGELITALEKVRLPYNLPATTQAAAQWALTHRQTLLKVVPLLQSEREALFQTLAAHPRLQVFPSDANFLFVQLAATVADAWNCAPDAALDRLFLQLKAQGTLIRKTGNGLRITVGRPEENQRTIDRLLQLLPS; translated from the coding sequence ATGCTGCCTTTTCTCCGTCCCGATTTAGCTCAGTTGGTTGCCTATACTCCTCATCCCGGTAGCATTGAGAGTTCAGATTCCTCTGGAATCAATGCGGCAACGCCGATTGATCGCTTGGACACGAACGAAAATCCCTTCGACCTCCCCGATGATTTGAAACAGAAATTGGCGTGGACGTATCAACAAGCAATTGAATCGAATCGCTATCCCGATGGTGAACATGGGGCGCTGAAGCAAGCGATTGCAGAGTATGTGGCGGAAACTGGGGAAGACACTCGTTTTGTGACGCCAAATCACATTTCGATCGGCAATGGCTCAGATGAGTTGATTCGGTCATTGCTGATTGCGACATGTGTGGGGGGGGCTGGAGCGGTGTTAGTGGCGCACCCAACTTTTTCCATGTATGGAATTTTGGCCCAAACCTTGGGCATTCCGGTGATGACCGTTGGCCGCTCTCCAACAACGTTTGAAATCGATCTATCAGCGGCAAAGACCGCCCTCAGCCAAACTGAAGCACCGATACGAGTCGTGTTTATGGTGCATCCCAATTCCCCGACTGGCAATCCATTGACCGCCGCCGAATTATCCTGGTTACGATCGCTGCCAGACCATGTTTTGGTGGTGATTGACGAAGCCTATTTTGAATTTAGCCAGCATACAGTGCTCAGCGAACTTCAGTTTCGATCGAATTGGGTCATTTTGCGCACCTTCTCGAAAGCCTTTCGCTTGGCGGCCCATCGCATAGGGTATGCGATCGCGCATGGGGAGTTGATCACAGCCCTGGAAAAGGTGCGATTGCCATACAATTTGCCTGCTACGACTCAAGCAGCGGCGCAGTGGGCCCTGACGCATCGCCAGACTTTGCTAAAGGTGGTTCCCCTGCTGCAATCAGAACGAGAGGCTCTGTTTCAAACCTTAGCAGCGCATCCACGGCTTCAGGTGTTTCCCAGTGATGCCAATTTTCTGTTTGTTCAACTCGCTGCAACGGTCGCAGATGCTTGGAACTGTGCTCCAGATGCTGCCCTTGATCGACTATTTCTGCAACTGAAAGCTCAGGGAACCCTGATTCGCAAAACAGGAAATGGCTTGAGAATCACCGTGGGTCGTCCTGAAGAAAATCAACGCACGATCGATCGCCTTCTCCAGCTTTTGCCAAGCTAA
- a CDS encoding TIR domain-containing protein, with protein sequence MSEIFEPIYSPRENDIFISYSPHDDFVAKRLEKAIIKLSRDPWIDTQDLPPGLKSDMPESWTYIESGIKNADVFVFIISPKSIDSKRNQAELELAIQYQKRLVPVLYQPVEPDLIPDVFRARDITWIVIDSIELDDLTEKFEDIAKNILHIHIHQRLLDRVIEWYEGERKSDFLLYGADLESVKQWFDQNKERKPYLTPLQRRYLDESIRASGKHLNPEQPDIFVSYSRKDRKFVEALCARLRVAGLNLWVDWENIPVAADWRQEIQEGIEKAHTFLLVISPDSIASPYCQDEVTRAVNNNKRIIAVVWRRNYDRERFNHVPALATIKRYNWLYCDTFEKIGTTVSNLIRAVNTDLDYVKAHTRLLLQAIEWKNQDRKEELLLRKTELVSAQQLLLKGRTIEQQWRQEGKFEKLPPIPLPTPLQQEFIDESVRAETELTRLERNRQARIRALLAAMLFFLGLATLAVAGQFKALNREIEVLVSSLEGVRELDALVNGLRAGQELERWGWAIERLEPDLRVRVVTALQQQTYTLRERNRLVGHHAQVYNVTHSPDGQLIASASEDGTVRLWTQRGELIQSLDQAPMPGQSAAVVQVLFNPGIEQDVYTLASAGDGGTINLWKIRHTDTGWQAALAQTLNVFAEQDSAKTSRIFSLSFSQGGQVLAASAGSNVTIWRRNETGQFQYLSSLQHAPDRTVLNVSFSQFSQRGQKLASADSEGTIKVLTSQDLFDTYQVTELQHGSRVLQVSFSPDGKMLASAGDADPVVKLWNPAQSSTPIQRLEGHEAGIYRIAFNPDGSKLASASEDGSVRLWSQTNANWASQPSSIGLRGHLGSVYRVQFSPDGQTIATAGDDDTIKLWMWDGTLLDSLEGHEDEVLSIEFSNDGHMLISSSKDKTVRLWNVDSPVRVLPHTNRVFDASFTADGRILASSGQGTIRLWRTDDGTPLLTEPIKQPGSIESLSFAPHHAMDGNGQLLAAADQDGSIKFWQLQRTTTGYAVRSAGSIHQAHKSKVRSLAFNPDGSLLATAGNDGTVKLWQLTTDGKTYRGTIAKALLTQDPTYSVSFSADGQMLAAGGQAGIVRVWKIQPTGDSLAVNLAHSLQEHTGPVYSVSFSPNGQVLASASQDNTVKLWNLSGILVTAKTLQGHRDEVLKVDFSPNEQLLASASRDDSIKLWTIDGNLVTTLNGHRREVSSVKFSPQGDTLASTSHDARVLLWQLTDNFDLPQFLAEGCDLANDYLTTSQHDPTAIQSNQLSNALSEVRRYCRRLQPDQTEPVTTMSLRSPEG encoded by the coding sequence ATGTCTGAAATTTTTGAGCCAATCTACAGCCCACGTGAGAACGACATTTTTATTTCCTACTCGCCACACGATGATTTTGTGGCTAAACGATTAGAGAAAGCAATTATTAAACTTAGCCGTGATCCGTGGATTGATACGCAGGATTTGCCACCTGGCTTAAAGTCAGATATGCCAGAGTCCTGGACGTATATTGAATCAGGAATCAAAAATGCTGATGTTTTTGTGTTCATTATTAGCCCTAAGTCGATTGACTCAAAGCGCAATCAGGCAGAGCTTGAACTTGCAATTCAATACCAAAAGCGCTTGGTTCCTGTTTTGTATCAACCTGTTGAGCCAGACTTGATCCCTGATGTGTTCCGGGCACGCGATATTACTTGGATTGTAATTGATTCAATCGAACTGGATGATTTAACCGAAAAGTTTGAGGATATTGCTAAAAATATTCTGCATATCCATATTCATCAACGCTTACTCGATCGCGTAATTGAATGGTATGAAGGCGAGCGAAAATCGGATTTTTTGTTGTATGGAGCCGATTTAGAATCAGTAAAGCAATGGTTTGATCAAAATAAAGAACGCAAGCCGTATCTGACCCCATTGCAACGACGATACCTAGATGAAAGTATTCGTGCTTCTGGAAAACATTTAAATCCAGAACAACCAGATATTTTTGTATCCTATTCCCGCAAAGATCGAAAATTTGTAGAAGCACTTTGTGCTCGCCTAAGGGTTGCAGGATTAAATCTTTGGGTGGATTGGGAAAATATTCCCGTTGCGGCCGATTGGCGACAAGAAATTCAAGAAGGGATTGAAAAAGCCCATACGTTTCTGTTGGTTATTAGTCCCGATTCGATCGCCTCACCTTATTGTCAAGATGAGGTGACAAGAGCAGTTAATAATAATAAACGCATTATCGCTGTTGTCTGGAGACGCAACTACGATCGTGAGCGCTTTAATCATGTGCCAGCTTTAGCGACTATCAAACGCTATAACTGGTTGTATTGCGATACGTTTGAAAAAATTGGCACAACGGTTTCCAATCTAATTCGGGCTGTTAATACAGATTTGGATTATGTCAAAGCCCATACGCGGCTATTGCTACAAGCGATCGAGTGGAAAAACCAAGATCGCAAAGAAGAATTGTTGCTGCGGAAAACGGAACTGGTGTCGGCACAACAGTTACTTTTAAAGGGCCGCACGATCGAACAACAATGGCGACAAGAAGGCAAGTTTGAAAAGCTGCCGCCGATTCCTTTACCTACCCCACTTCAGCAAGAATTCATCGATGAAAGTGTGCGGGCCGAAACCGAACTGACCCGCCTGGAACGTAACCGTCAAGCTCGTATTCGGGCCCTATTGGCCGCCATGCTGTTTTTTTTGGGATTGGCAACTCTGGCAGTGGCTGGACAGTTCAAAGCGCTTAACCGAGAAATTGAAGTGCTGGTGTCGTCGCTGGAGGGCGTGCGCGAGTTGGATGCTTTAGTCAATGGACTGCGAGCTGGACAAGAACTGGAACGCTGGGGTTGGGCGATCGAACGGCTAGAGCCAGACTTACGGGTGCGGGTAGTGACAGCCTTGCAACAGCAAACCTATACCCTACGAGAGCGCAATCGCTTGGTGGGGCATCATGCTCAGGTGTACAACGTCACTCATAGTCCCGACGGTCAACTGATTGCCTCTGCCAGTGAAGACGGTACGGTGCGGCTGTGGACGCAGCGCGGCGAATTGATTCAAAGTCTTGACCAAGCACCGATGCCTGGTCAATCAGCGGCAGTGGTGCAAGTTTTGTTCAATCCGGGTATAGAGCAAGATGTTTATACTCTCGCTTCGGCTGGGGATGGTGGCACGATTAATCTTTGGAAGATTCGACATACCGATACGGGTTGGCAAGCGGCATTGGCGCAAACGCTCAATGTTTTTGCTGAACAGGACTCCGCTAAAACCAGTCGCATTTTTAGTCTCAGTTTTAGTCAGGGCGGACAGGTTCTGGCTGCTAGTGCGGGCAGCAATGTAACGATTTGGCGACGAAATGAAACAGGGCAATTTCAGTATCTCTCTAGTCTGCAACATGCACCCGATCGCACAGTGTTGAACGTCAGCTTTAGCCAATTTAGCCAACGGGGACAGAAGCTGGCCTCAGCAGATTCTGAAGGCACTATCAAAGTACTGACTAGCCAAGATTTGTTTGACACCTATCAAGTGACAGAACTGCAACATGGTAGCCGGGTTTTGCAAGTAAGCTTTAGCCCTGATGGGAAAATGTTGGCGTCGGCAGGAGACGCAGATCCCGTTGTGAAGCTGTGGAACCCGGCGCAATCTTCTACGCCGATTCAGCGTCTAGAAGGACATGAAGCAGGAATCTATCGAATCGCCTTTAACCCAGACGGTAGTAAGCTGGCCTCGGCTAGTGAGGATGGGTCGGTGCGGCTATGGTCTCAAACCAATGCAAACTGGGCATCGCAGCCAAGCTCAATCGGGCTGCGGGGGCATCTAGGTTCGGTCTATCGTGTACAGTTTAGTCCTGATGGTCAGACGATCGCCACAGCCGGGGATGATGATACCATTAAGCTCTGGATGTGGGATGGCACGCTGCTAGACAGCTTAGAGGGGCACGAAGATGAAGTGCTCAGCATCGAATTTTCTAACGATGGGCACATGCTCATCTCCTCTAGTAAAGACAAGACGGTCAGGTTGTGGAACGTAGACAGCCCAGTACGAGTGTTGCCCCACACGAATCGAGTGTTTGACGCCAGCTTTACAGCAGATGGTCGAATTTTGGCCTCTAGTGGTCAAGGAACCATCCGCTTGTGGCGTACAGATGATGGCACCCCTCTGTTGACGGAACCAATCAAACAACCAGGCTCGATCGAGAGTCTCAGTTTTGCCCCTCATCACGCAATGGATGGCAATGGACAACTGTTAGCAGCCGCAGACCAGGATGGTTCAATCAAGTTTTGGCAACTTCAGCGAACCACCACAGGCTACGCCGTGCGATCGGCGGGGAGCATCCATCAAGCACATAAAAGCAAGGTGCGTAGCTTAGCCTTTAACCCCGATGGAAGCTTGTTGGCAACCGCCGGAAATGATGGAACGGTGAAACTGTGGCAGCTAACTACCGATGGCAAGACCTATCGTGGCACGATCGCCAAAGCGTTGCTGACGCAAGACCCAACCTATAGCGTCAGTTTTAGTGCTGATGGACAAATGCTGGCAGCGGGTGGTCAAGCTGGCATTGTGCGGGTGTGGAAGATTCAACCAACGGGGGATTCTCTGGCTGTTAATTTAGCCCACTCATTGCAAGAACATACTGGCCCAGTCTATAGCGTCAGCTTTAGTCCCAATGGTCAAGTTTTAGCCTCTGCCAGCCAGGACAATACGGTTAAACTATGGAACCTGAGCGGAATACTGGTGACCGCTAAAACCCTACAAGGGCACCGCGATGAAGTGCTAAAAGTAGACTTTAGCCCCAATGAGCAACTACTTGCTTCCGCAAGCCGCGATGATTCGATCAAACTCTGGACGATCGACGGCAACTTGGTTACGACCCTAAACGGACATCGCCGGGAAGTCTCGAGTGTTAAGTTTAGTCCCCAAGGAGATACGTTGGCGTCTACCAGTCACGATGCCAGGGTATTACTTTGGCAGCTAACCGATAATTTTGATCTGCCGCAGTTTTTGGCAGAAGGCTGTGATCTAGCGAACGATTACCTAACCACAAGTCAACATGACCCTACGGCAATCCAGTCGAATCAACTTAGCAATGCGCTTAGCGAGGTACGGCGCTATTGTCGTCGATTACAGCCAGATCAGACCGAACCAGTGACTACGATGTCCTTACGATCGCCGGAGGGTTAG
- a CDS encoding DUF6464 family protein, translating to MEQESLPTEVILSHPRQTIGNVHLDWNPQPGAYLDLEGKTYAVLERRHRYQFKFGKYHLQKIALYVQSAQRPLERSLVDGHWVIGDATCLYNANSELVRCAVNPSGPCEGCRFYEKGVGESGIGNRE from the coding sequence ATGGAGCAAGAGTCTCTACCAACAGAGGTTATTTTGAGCCACCCGCGCCAAACGATCGGAAATGTCCATTTAGACTGGAATCCGCAGCCGGGGGCTTACCTCGATCTTGAGGGCAAAACCTATGCAGTCTTAGAGCGACGACATCGATACCAATTTAAGTTTGGCAAATATCATCTGCAAAAGATTGCACTGTATGTACAGTCTGCGCAGCGTCCATTGGAACGCAGCCTAGTGGATGGGCATTGGGTGATTGGCGATGCAACCTGTCTCTATAATGCCAATTCTGAATTAGTACGGTGTGCGGTAAATCCGTCTGGGCCGTGTGAGGGTTGCCGATTTTATGAGAAGGGAGTTGGGGAATCGGGAATCGGGAATCGAGAGTAG
- the fmt gene encoding methionyl-tRNA formyltransferase, with product MRLVFFGTPQFAVPSLERLLAHPEFEVLAVVTQPDKRRGRGNDLSPSPVKTIALAHQIPVWQPRRVKKEEEALEQLRSSQADAFVVVAYGQILSQEILDMPRLGCINAHGSLLPKYRGAAPIQWSLYHGETETGITTMLMDAGMDTGAMLLKATTPIALLDNALDVAKTLSTQAADLLVETLLGLEQGTIDAIPQDNEQATYAPLIQKSDYQLDWTRSALALHNQIRGFYPNCVTTLRNTPLKITATVPLEGANLSSTATLQSIQQAWDATDITAAAPGTIVALLKGHGAVVQTGQGALLLQEAQLAGKRSQQGWDFVNGTRLQIGETLGHG from the coding sequence ATGCGTCTTGTTTTCTTCGGTACTCCCCAATTTGCGGTGCCTAGTTTGGAACGGTTGCTCGCTCATCCAGAGTTTGAGGTGCTGGCGGTTGTGACACAACCCGATAAGCGACGTGGACGCGGAAATGATTTATCGCCGTCTCCGGTGAAAACGATCGCACTGGCGCATCAGATTCCGGTGTGGCAGCCGCGTCGGGTTAAGAAAGAAGAGGAGGCATTGGAGCAGTTGCGCTCGTCTCAGGCAGATGCCTTTGTGGTGGTGGCCTATGGGCAAATCCTGTCGCAAGAAATCTTGGATATGCCTCGTTTGGGCTGCATTAATGCCCATGGGTCGCTGTTGCCGAAATATCGCGGAGCCGCCCCCATTCAGTGGAGCCTTTACCACGGCGAGACAGAAACGGGTATCACTACCATGCTGATGGATGCGGGCATGGATACCGGAGCGATGCTGCTGAAAGCTACGACGCCGATCGCCCTGCTAGACAATGCCCTAGATGTTGCCAAAACTCTGTCAACACAAGCCGCCGATTTGCTGGTCGAGACGCTGTTGGGGCTAGAGCAAGGCACGATCGACGCGATCCCCCAAGACAACGAACAAGCCACCTATGCCCCGTTGATTCAAAAGTCAGATTACCAACTCGACTGGACGCGATCGGCCCTCGCATTGCATAACCAAATTCGGGGCTTCTACCCTAACTGCGTTACCACCCTACGCAACACACCCTTAAAAATTACCGCCACTGTTCCCCTAGAAGGCGCAAATTTGTCTTCCACAGCGACCTTACAATCAATTCAACAAGCCTGGGACGCAACCGATATAACCGCCGCTGCTCCAGGAACCATCGTAGCGCTGCTAAAAGGACACGGAGCCGTCGTACAAACCGGACAAGGTGCCCTACTGCTGCAAGAAGCCCAACTGGCAGGCAAACGATCGCAACAAGGATGGGATTTCGTCAACGGCACGCGATTGCAGATTGGTGAAACGCTGGGGCACGGATGA